From one [Ruminococcus] lactaris ATCC 29176 genomic stretch:
- a CDS encoding HIT family protein, with the protein MRDENCIFCKIAAGEIPSATLYEDDDFRVILDLGPASKGHALILPKNHYRNLYDIDDEVASKAILLAKKMITKLTDVLNCDGYNIVQNNEEAAGQTVFHFHMHMIPRYKNDNVGLGWHMGELSEADKNEILEKLK; encoded by the coding sequence ATGAGAGATGAGAATTGTATTTTTTGTAAAATAGCAGCAGGCGAGATTCCTTCCGCCACACTTTATGAAGATGATGATTTCAGAGTAATACTGGATTTAGGACCGGCATCAAAAGGACATGCCCTGATTCTTCCAAAGAATCACTATCGTAATTTATATGATATTGATGATGAGGTAGCATCAAAGGCAATTCTTCTGGCTAAGAAGATGATTACGAAGCTGACAGATGTACTGAATTGTGATGGATATAATATTGTCCAGAATAATGAAGAAGCAGCAGGTCAGACGGTGTTCCATTTTCATATGCATATGATCCCGAGATATAAGAATGACAATGTGGGACTCGGATGGCATATGGGTGAACTGTCAGAAGCAGATAAAAATGAGATCTTAGAAAAATTGAAATGA
- a CDS encoding RNA polymerase sigma factor, producing MLTGNREFNESYENYKNLILRTAYTYSGNREAAEDITQETFLKLYIGYDSMKKENIPSWLYTTAKNMALNYKKKAKWEVLAMDDDESAVPEPGTKSTEDEYLEDELKRKRNVLHKKISEEMYKKNPRWYEAMVLVYYMDMPQVKVAELMGVNLRTLHSLLHRAKNWIKKNYKVEYEEMNRED from the coding sequence ATGTTAACAGGAAATCGTGAATTTAACGAGAGTTATGAGAATTATAAAAATCTCATCCTGAGAACGGCATATACTTATTCAGGCAATCGAGAGGCAGCAGAGGACATTACACAAGAGACTTTTCTGAAATTGTATATAGGATACGACAGCATGAAGAAAGAGAATATCCCTTCATGGCTGTATACCACTGCGAAAAATATGGCATTAAACTATAAGAAAAAGGCAAAGTGGGAAGTATTGGCGATGGATGATGATGAGAGTGCTGTGCCAGAACCAGGTACAAAAAGCACAGAGGATGAATATCTGGAAGATGAACTGAAAAGAAAACGGAACGTACTTCATAAGAAGATCAGTGAGGAAATGTATAAAAAGAATCCACGATGGTATGAAGCAATGGTTCTTGTTTACTATATGGATATGCCTCAGGTGAAAGTGGCAGAACTGATGGGTGTCAATCTGAGAACACTGCACAGTCTGCTACATAGAGCAAAGAACTGGATAAAGAAAAATTATAAAGTCGAATATGAAGAAATGAACCGGGAAGACTGA
- a CDS encoding undecaprenyldiphospho-muramoylpentapeptide beta-N-acetylglucosaminyltransferase has protein sequence MKRIILTGGGTAGHVTPNIALLPRLKELGYDIQYIGSYTGIEKELIEPFGIPYHGISSGKLRRYFSVQNFTDPFRVLKGFREAHKLIRQLKPDVIFSKGGFVSVPVVLAGKRCKVPVIIHESDMTPGLANKIAIPSAAKVCCNFPETLKSLPEGKAVLTGSPIRQELLSGNKIAAMDMCHFTSDKPVILVIGGSLGAVAVNNAVREALPELLKDFQIIHLCGKGKMDESLKDVEGYCQFEYIKNELRNLFALADIVISRAGANAICELLALHKPNLLIPLSANASRGDQILNARSFERQGFSLVLEEEQLTKETLLNAVKTLYENRTTFINSMKNSGQQDSIGTIIKLIEEVS, from the coding sequence ATGAAGCGAATCATTCTGACCGGTGGTGGTACAGCCGGACATGTCACTCCAAATATCGCCCTTCTTCCTCGTCTTAAGGAACTCGGGTACGATATCCAATATATTGGTTCTTATACGGGAATCGAAAAGGAACTTATTGAACCTTTCGGTATCCCTTATCACGGAATCTCTTCGGGAAAATTACGACGCTATTTCAGCGTACAGAATTTTACTGATCCATTCCGTGTACTTAAAGGCTTTCGTGAAGCCCATAAACTGATCAGACAGTTAAAGCCTGATGTTATCTTCTCCAAAGGAGGATTTGTATCTGTTCCCGTTGTACTTGCCGGGAAACGCTGCAAAGTACCGGTTATCATTCATGAGTCTGATATGACGCCGGGTCTTGCTAATAAAATTGCTATTCCTTCAGCAGCCAAAGTCTGCTGTAATTTTCCTGAGACGCTCAAATCTCTTCCAGAAGGTAAGGCAGTCCTTACAGGTTCTCCGATTCGTCAGGAACTTCTGTCTGGAAATAAGATTGCAGCAATGGATATGTGCCACTTCACATCCGACAAACCGGTTATCCTCGTTATCGGTGGAAGTCTCGGAGCTGTAGCAGTAAATAATGCTGTACGTGAAGCACTGCCTGAGCTTTTAAAAGACTTTCAGATCATTCATCTTTGTGGTAAAGGCAAGATGGATGAATCCTTAAAGGATGTTGAAGGCTACTGTCAGTTTGAATACATCAAAAATGAACTCCGCAATCTGTTCGCACTCGCTGATATCGTTATATCACGAGCCGGAGCAAATGCGATCTGTGAACTGCTTGCACTTCATAAGCCAAACCTTCTTATCCCGCTGTCTGCCAATGCAAGCCGCGGTGATCAGATCCTCAATGCACGTTCTTTTGAACGTCAGGGATTCAGTCTGGTTCTTGAAGAAGAACAGCTTACAAAAGAAACTCTTCTGAATGCTGTAAAAACTCTGTATGAAAACCGTACTACTTTCATAAATTCCATGAAGAACTCCGGTCAGCAGGATTCCATCGGTACGATCATCAAGCTGATTGAAGAAGTTTCTTAA
- a CDS encoding DUF4367 domain-containing protein, with amino-acid sequence MKNLKKLSLEDGINREAEEIEKKVKENKEIEEMTVSEDMETALFNKIQEYEYDKRLKKVVYRKKKRTYVIGAIAAIIILICGSVMTSVGSKSYVKVLWERINGDESSNIINVEDMDSKKTKDVDEDAAYKELTKTFGDYLVRLGYYPQDMRLSRYTVDEQQRQATLFYEYRDEVVRYSMYLNDDDSSFGQKEVDNEVDKYTETCGDITIEVKVYQTESTGRLRYVAKFERYDVHYQLMGTMERAEFDKILKNLIFF; translated from the coding sequence ATGAAGAATCTGAAAAAATTGTCATTGGAAGATGGAATTAACAGAGAGGCAGAAGAAATAGAGAAAAAGGTAAAGGAGAATAAAGAAATTGAGGAAATGACTGTATCCGAGGATATGGAGACTGCCCTGTTCAATAAGATACAAGAATATGAATACGATAAGAGATTGAAGAAAGTAGTCTATCGTAAGAAGAAGCGGACATATGTGATCGGGGCGATTGCTGCAATTATCATTTTGATTTGTGGCAGTGTTATGACCAGTGTAGGAAGTAAATCCTATGTGAAAGTGTTGTGGGAACGAATTAATGGGGATGAAAGTTCTAATATCATTAATGTAGAAGATATGGATTCAAAGAAGACAAAAGATGTTGATGAAGATGCTGCATATAAGGAATTAACTAAGACTTTTGGGGATTATCTTGTAAGATTAGGATATTATCCGCAAGATATGAGATTAAGTCGTTATACAGTTGATGAACAGCAACGGCAGGCGACACTTTTTTATGAGTATAGAGATGAAGTTGTCAGATATTCAATGTATTTAAATGACGATGATTCATCTTTTGGACAGAAGGAAGTAGATAACGAGGTTGATAAGTATACGGAAACTTGTGGAGATATTACGATAGAGGTAAAAGTATATCAGACAGAATCTACAGGAAGGTTAAGATATGTAGCTAAATTTGAACGGTATGACGTGCATTATCAGCTCATGGGAACTATGGAAAGGGCAGAATTTGATAAAATTTTAAAAAATTTAATTTTTTTCTAA
- a CDS encoding DUF6147 family protein — MKKRILSVMSSLIMAGCILGTSSVAVNAQENEKIVDGSVLTTDDTSTGRTKDSIARGEHLMTGECSISKAGISRVYCYGSTTANHEVDKLAVIVRVDQCEEDSDDWGQIDWFMETKENDYFVYATKSVTVERGYYYRVHASHIVRKGDDPVEETYSYTDGIKVP; from the coding sequence ATGAAAAAAAGAATTTTATCAGTAATGAGCAGTCTGATAATGGCTGGATGTATCTTGGGAACTTCATCCGTTGCAGTCAACGCTCAGGAAAATGAAAAGATAGTTGATGGTTCCGTACTTACCACAGATGATACCTCTACAGGAAGGACAAAAGATTCCATAGCTCGTGGAGAACATCTGATGACCGGTGAGTGTTCCATTTCCAAAGCAGGAATCTCAAGAGTATACTGCTATGGATCAACAACAGCGAACCATGAGGTAGATAAACTTGCAGTGATTGTAAGAGTGGATCAATGTGAAGAAGACAGCGATGACTGGGGACAGATTGACTGGTTTATGGAAACGAAAGAAAATGACTATTTCGTCTATGCAACTAAATCTGTTACAGTGGAAAGAGGATACTATTACAGAGTGCATGCAAGTCATATTGTGAGAAAAGGTGATGACCCTGTAGAGGAAACTTATTCATATACAGACGGTATCAAAGTGCCATAA
- a CDS encoding TIGR03905 family TSCPD domain-containing protein encodes MDYKTKGVCSQQIHFEIEDNKIHNVSFVGGCNGNLQGISHLVEGMDVDEAISRLEGIQCGFKTTSCPDQLAKALKEAVNK; translated from the coding sequence ATGGATTATAAGACAAAGGGAGTCTGTTCCCAGCAGATTCATTTTGAAATTGAAGATAATAAAATCCACAACGTTTCTTTTGTTGGTGGATGTAATGGAAACCTTCAGGGAATTTCCCATCTGGTTGAAGGAATGGATGTAGATGAAGCAATTTCCAGACTGGAAGGTATCCAATGTGGATTCAAGACTACTTCCTGTCCTGATCAGCTTGCAAAAGCATTGAAAGAAGCGGTTAATAAGTAA
- a CDS encoding 6-phosphofructokinase: MLRIGMLTSGGDCQALNAAMRGVVKGLCSKREDVEIYGFKDGYKGLIYADFSMLTSRDFSGILTRGGTILGTSRQPFKLMRVPDKDGLDKVEAMKHTYHKLNLNCLVVLGGNGTHKTANLLREEGLNVVTLPKTIDNDLWGTDMTFGFQSAVDIATDTIDRIHTTATSHSRVFIIEVMGHKVGHVTLHAGIAGGADIILLPEIPYDIKAITKVIDGRTKAGKPFTILAVAEGAISKEDAKLKKKEYKEKLAKRKYPSIAYELAEQIQKETDKEVRITVPGHTQRGGSPCAYDRVFATRVGAKAAELILNEEYGYMVAMRNGETVKVPLEEVAGKLKYVDPQCGLIQEARTIGISFGDK, translated from the coding sequence ATGTTAAGAATAGGAATGTTGACAAGCGGTGGAGATTGTCAGGCTCTGAATGCGGCGATGCGTGGAGTTGTGAAAGGACTTTGTTCTAAGAGAGAGGATGTTGAGATTTATGGATTTAAGGATGGATATAAGGGACTGATCTATGCGGATTTCAGCATGCTGACTTCTAGGGATTTTTCAGGAATCCTGACAAGAGGAGGTACAATCCTCGGAACCTCCAGACAGCCGTTTAAGCTGATGCGTGTGCCGGACAAGGACGGGCTTGATAAGGTAGAGGCGATGAAGCATACATACCACAAGCTGAACCTGAACTGTCTTGTGGTACTGGGCGGAAATGGAACGCATAAGACTGCCAATCTGCTGCGTGAAGAGGGATTGAATGTTGTGACACTTCCGAAGACGATCGACAACGATCTCTGGGGAACGGATATGACATTTGGATTTCAGAGTGCAGTGGATATTGCAACCGATACGATTGATCGGATTCATACAACAGCCACTTCCCACAGCCGTGTATTCATCATTGAAGTAATGGGGCATAAGGTAGGACATGTGACATTACATGCAGGAATTGCGGGTGGGGCAGACATCATTCTTCTTCCGGAGATCCCTTATGATATTAAGGCGATCACGAAGGTAATCGACGGACGTACAAAAGCAGGCAAGCCATTTACGATCCTTGCAGTTGCAGAAGGTGCAATTTCAAAGGAAGATGCAAAGCTGAAAAAGAAAGAGTATAAGGAGAAGCTCGCAAAAAGAAAATATCCTTCGATTGCTTATGAGCTGGCAGAGCAGATCCAGAAAGAGACGGATAAAGAGGTGCGTATCACCGTTCCGGGACATACTCAGAGAGGTGGATCTCCGTGTGCATATGACCGTGTGTTTGCAACAAGAGTCGGAGCAAAAGCAGCAGAGCTGATCTTGAATGAAGAGTATGGCTATATGGTTGCCATGCGGAATGGCGAGACGGTGAAAGTTCCACTGGAAGAGGTGGCAGGAAAGCTGAAATATGTTGATCCGCAGTGTGGACTGATTCAGGAGGCAAGAACGATCGGCATCAGTTTTGGCGATAAATAA
- the dnaX gene encoding DNA polymerase III subunit gamma/tau, which produces MSYTALYRKFRPAEFEDVKGQEHIVTTLQNQIKANRIGHAYLFCGTRGTGKTTVAKIFAKAVNCEHPVNGSPCGECAMCKSIAAGTSMNVIEIDAASNNGVDNIREIREEVTYRPTEGKYKVYIIDEVHMLSIGAFNALLKTLEEPPEYVIFILATTEVHKIPITILSRCQHYDFKRISIETITARMQELMDTEQIEVEDKALRYIAKAADGSMRDALSLLDQCIAFYLGQKLTYDHVLEVLGAVDTDVFSKLLRNVIGRNVAAVLDIVEELVMQGRELTQLVGDFTWYLRNLLLVKTSDNIEDVLDVSTENMMQLKEESDMIELDMLLRYIRVFSELSGQMKYATQKRVLLEVALIKLCVPAMETNQDTLLDRIRAVEEKVEQGAGVAERVVYVNRDAGENSRADRLPKPELPNAIPEDVQEVVKNFRAIADEASGMLRGYLKKARLSLGGDNRLMIVLPDSLSASVVGREDHVAELEDLIEKKIEKKVSVEVRHVEEGRHFEDTFVDIEKKINMKITVED; this is translated from the coding sequence ATGTCATATACGGCACTATACAGAAAATTCCGTCCGGCAGAATTTGAGGACGTAAAAGGACAGGAGCATATAGTTACAACATTGCAGAATCAGATCAAGGCGAACCGTATCGGGCATGCGTATTTATTCTGTGGGACGCGTGGGACAGGAAAGACAACGGTTGCAAAAATATTTGCAAAAGCTGTGAACTGTGAGCATCCAGTGAATGGAAGTCCCTGTGGGGAATGTGCGATGTGTAAATCCATTGCAGCAGGCACTTCAATGAATGTGATCGAGATTGATGCAGCATCGAATAACGGTGTGGACAATATCCGTGAGATCCGGGAAGAGGTGACGTATCGTCCGACAGAAGGAAAGTACAAAGTTTATATTATTGATGAGGTGCATATGCTTTCGATCGGAGCTTTCAATGCACTTCTGAAGACACTGGAAGAGCCACCGGAATATGTTATTTTTATTCTGGCAACAACGGAAGTGCATAAGATTCCGATCACGATCCTTTCAAGATGTCAGCATTATGATTTTAAAAGGATCAGCATTGAAACGATCACTGCGAGGATGCAGGAACTGATGGATACCGAGCAGATCGAGGTGGAGGATAAGGCACTGCGGTATATTGCGAAGGCGGCAGATGGTTCGATGCGTGATGCGTTGAGCCTTTTGGATCAGTGTATTGCATTTTATCTTGGACAGAAGCTGACTTACGATCATGTGCTGGAGGTACTTGGGGCGGTGGATACGGATGTATTTAGCAAGCTTTTGAGAAATGTGATCGGAAGGAATGTGGCAGCAGTTCTCGATATTGTGGAAGAGCTGGTCATGCAGGGAAGAGAACTTACCCAGTTGGTCGGGGATTTCACATGGTATCTGCGGAATTTGCTTTTGGTGAAAACATCTGATAATATAGAGGACGTGTTGGATGTATCCACAGAAAATATGATGCAGCTTAAGGAAGAATCAGATATGATCGAACTGGATATGCTGCTTCGTTATATCAGAGTATTTTCAGAGCTTTCGGGTCAGATGAAATATGCAACGCAGAAGAGAGTTTTACTGGAAGTTGCATTGATCAAGTTATGTGTTCCTGCGATGGAGACAAATCAGGATACTTTGCTTGACCGGATCCGTGCCGTGGAAGAGAAGGTGGAACAGGGTGCTGGTGTGGCAGAACGGGTTGTTTATGTCAATCGTGATGCCGGTGAGAACAGCCGGGCAGACCGTCTTCCAAAACCGGAACTGCCAAATGCAATCCCGGAGGATGTGCAGGAAGTTGTGAAAAATTTCCGTGCAATTGCAGATGAGGCTTCAGGAATGCTCAGAGGTTATCTGAAGAAAGCAAGACTGAGTCTTGGAGGAGATAACCGTCTGATGATCGTGCTTCCGGACAGTCTTTCAGCCAGCGTGGTCGGACGTGAAGATCATGTTGCAGAACTGGAGGATCTGATCGAGAAGAAGATTGAGAAAAAGGTGTCAGTCGAGGTACGGCATGTAGAAGAAGGCAGACACTTTGAGGATACATTTGTGGACATAGAAAAGAAAATTAATATGAAGATTACAGTGGAGGATTAA
- a CDS encoding YbaB/EbfC family nucleoid-associated protein, which yields MAKRGGFPGGGMPGNMANLMKQAQRMQRQMEEQQKELETKEFTATAGGGAVEVTVTGKREVTKVKLAEEVVDPDDIEMLEDLIVAATNEALRQVEEESGAAMSKLTGGLGGGMPGMF from the coding sequence ATGGCTAAGCGTGGAGGATTTCCCGGTGGCGGAATGCCGGGAAATATGGCAAATCTTATGAAGCAGGCTCAGAGAATGCAGCGTCAGATGGAAGAACAGCAGAAAGAGCTTGAGACAAAAGAATTTACTGCAACTGCAGGAGGCGGTGCAGTAGAGGTGACTGTGACCGGTAAAAGAGAAGTTACGAAGGTAAAACTGGCGGAAGAGGTAGTTGATCCGGATGATATTGAGATGCTGGAAGACCTGATCGTGGCAGCGACGAACGAAGCTCTGCGTCAGGTTGAAGAAGAGTCAGGTGCTGCAATGTCAAAACTGACAGGTGGTCTTGGTGGTGGAATGCCGGGGATGTTTTAA
- the recR gene encoding recombination mediator RecR, producing the protein MDYYSHQISRLIEEFSRLPGIGSKSAQRLAFHVINMPLDQVEGLANAIVDARKNVRYCKECCTLTDQDVCPICSNPDRDKKTIMVVETPRDLAAYEKTGKYNGVYHVLHGAISPMLGIGPGDIRLKELMQRLQGDVDEVIIATNSSVEGETTAMYISKLIKPAGIKVSRIASGVPVGGDLEYIDEVTLLRALDGRTEL; encoded by the coding sequence ATGGATTATTACAGTCATCAGATCAGCCGGCTGATTGAAGAATTTTCCCGTCTTCCGGGAATTGGGAGCAAATCGGCACAGCGGCTGGCATTTCATGTGATCAATATGCCGCTTGATCAGGTGGAAGGACTTGCAAATGCAATCGTGGATGCAAGGAAAAATGTGCGTTACTGTAAAGAGTGCTGCACATTGACAGATCAGGATGTATGTCCGATCTGCAGTAATCCTGACCGTGATAAGAAGACGATCATGGTAGTTGAGACACCACGGGATCTGGCAGCGTATGAAAAGACCGGAAAATATAATGGAGTTTATCATGTTCTGCATGGTGCTATTTCCCCGATGCTGGGAATTGGTCCAGGGGATATCCGCCTGAAAGAACTGATGCAGCGGCTTCAGGGGGATGTGGATGAAGTGATCATTGCTACCAACTCCAGTGTCGAGGGTGAGACTACGGCAATGTATATCAGTAAGCTGATCAAGCCTGCGGGAATCAAAGTGAGCAGGATCGCAAGCGGTGTTCCGGTCGGTGGAGATCTGGAATATATTGACGAAGTGACGCTGCTTCGGGCATTAGATGGAAGAACAGAACTGTAA
- the fsa gene encoding fructose-6-phosphate aldolase: MKFFIDTANVEDIKKANDMGVICGVTTNPSLIAKEGRVFEKVIAEIASIVDGPISGEVRATTTDAESMIREGREIAKIHKNMVVKIPMTVEGLKAVKVLSSEGIKTNVTLIFTANQALLAARAGASYVSPFLGRLDDISTKGIDLVAEIAEMFDVAGIETEIIAASVRNPIHVTECALAGADIATVPYKVIEQMTHHPLTDAGIEKFKQDYLAVFGE, from the coding sequence ATGAAGTTTTTTATCGACACGGCAAATGTAGAGGATATCAAAAAAGCAAATGATATGGGAGTGATCTGCGGAGTTACGACCAACCCGTCCCTGATCGCAAAGGAAGGAAGAGTCTTTGAGAAAGTGATCGCAGAGATCGCCTCCATCGTGGACGGACCGATCAGCGGAGAGGTCAGGGCAACGACAACGGATGCAGAGTCCATGATCAGGGAAGGTCGTGAGATCGCAAAGATCCATAAGAACATGGTCGTTAAGATCCCGATGACTGTGGAGGGACTCAAAGCAGTGAAAGTTCTTTCATCAGAAGGGATCAAGACGAATGTGACCCTGATCTTTACGGCAAACCAGGCACTGCTTGCGGCAAGAGCCGGGGCATCCTATGTATCCCCATTCCTTGGAAGACTGGATGATATTTCTACAAAAGGGATCGACCTGGTAGCAGAGATTGCTGAGATGTTCGATGTGGCAGGAATTGAGACAGAGATCATCGCAGCCAGTGTGCGGAATCCGATCCACGTGACAGAGTGTGCATTGGCAGGGGCAGATATTGCGACGGTGCCATATAAGGTGATCGAGCAGATGACGCATCATCCGCTGACGGATGCAGGAATTGAGAAATTTAAGCAGGATTACCTGGCTGTGTTCGGGGAGTAA
- a CDS encoding transketolase — protein sequence MDKLKLMKTANEIRKGIVSSVHSAKAGHPGGSLSAADIFTYLYFEELRIDPKEPKKADRDRFVLSKGHTAPGLYSALAERGYFPKEDLLTLRHVGSYLQGHPDMKHIPGVDMSSGSLGQGISAAVGMAIAGKMDDADYRVYTLLGDGEIQEGQVWEASMLAASHKLDNLVVIVDNNNLQIDGTIEEVNSPYPIDKKFEAFNFHVIKIDGNDFDQIDAAFKEAKTVKGQPTAIIAKTVKGKGVSFMENQVGWHGKAPNDEEYKVAMEELEKAGEALCQK from the coding sequence ATGGATAAGTTAAAGCTTATGAAGACTGCAAACGAGATCCGCAAGGGCATCGTATCATCGGTACACAGTGCCAAAGCCGGACATCCGGGCGGTTCTCTCTCAGCAGCAGACATTTTTACGTACCTTTATTTTGAAGAACTGAGGATCGACCCGAAAGAGCCGAAGAAGGCAGACCGTGACCGGTTCGTGCTTTCCAAAGGACATACTGCACCGGGGCTTTACTCGGCACTGGCAGAGCGGGGCTATTTCCCGAAAGAGGACCTGCTGACGCTGCGTCATGTAGGATCTTACCTGCAGGGACACCCGGATATGAAACACATTCCGGGCGTGGATATGTCTTCCGGTTCTCTGGGACAGGGAATCTCAGCGGCAGTTGGAATGGCGATCGCAGGAAAAATGGATGACGCAGACTACAGAGTGTATACACTTCTCGGAGATGGTGAGATCCAGGAAGGCCAGGTGTGGGAGGCATCCATGCTGGCAGCCAGCCATAAGCTGGACAACCTGGTTGTGATTGTAGATAATAACAATCTTCAGATCGACGGTACGATCGAGGAAGTCAACTCGCCGTATCCGATCGACAAGAAGTTTGAAGCATTTAACTTCCATGTGATCAAGATTGACGGAAATGACTTTGATCAGATCGACGCCGCATTCAAAGAAGCGAAGACGGTGAAAGGGCAGCCGACCGCCATCATTGCAAAGACGGTCAAAGGAAAGGGAGTTTCCTTTATGGAGAACCAGGTCGGATGGCATGGAAAAGCCCCGAACGATGAGGAATACAAGGTGGCAATGGAAGAATTAGAGAAAGCAGGTGAAGCATTATGTCAGAAGTAA
- a CDS encoding transketolase family protein: MSEVKKIATRDSYGNALAQLGTEHPEVVVLDADLAAATKTGTFKKAHPERFIDCGIAESNMIGVAAGLAAAGKVPFASSFAMFAAGRAFEQIRNSVGYPHLNVKIGATHAGISVGEDGATHQCNEDIALMRTIPGMVVINPSDDVEARAAVQAAYEHQGPVYMRFGRLAVPVINDRPDYQFELGKGVVLREGKDLTIIATGLPVSNCLEAAEKLAADGIDAKVINIHTIKPLDEELVVAAAKETGRVVTVEEHSVIGGLGSAVCDVLSEKAPTRVMKIGINDTFGESGPALELLKKYGLDTDSIYAKIKAFACE; encoded by the coding sequence ATGTCAGAAGTAAAGAAGATCGCAACGAGAGACAGTTACGGAAATGCATTAGCCCAGCTTGGAACGGAGCATCCGGAGGTCGTTGTACTGGATGCAGACCTGGCAGCAGCGACTAAGACAGGAACTTTCAAGAAAGCCCACCCGGAACGGTTCATTGACTGCGGAATCGCAGAGAGCAACATGATCGGTGTGGCAGCCGGACTGGCAGCAGCGGGAAAAGTGCCGTTTGCAAGTTCCTTTGCCATGTTCGCGGCAGGACGTGCCTTTGAGCAGATCAGAAACTCCGTCGGATATCCGCACCTGAATGTGAAGATCGGAGCTACCCATGCAGGGATCTCCGTCGGGGAAGATGGTGCAACCCATCAGTGCAACGAGGATATCGCCCTGATGCGGACCATTCCGGGAATGGTCGTGATCAATCCTTCCGATGATGTAGAGGCAAGGGCAGCCGTACAGGCAGCTTATGAACATCAGGGACCGGTCTATATGAGATTCGGACGTCTGGCAGTGCCGGTCATCAATGACAGACCGGATTATCAGTTTGAACTGGGAAAAGGGGTTGTCCTGAGAGAAGGAAAAGACCTGACGATCATTGCAACAGGACTTCCGGTCAGCAACTGCCTGGAAGCAGCAGAGAAGCTGGCGGCTGACGGGATTGATGCGAAAGTCATCAATATCCATACCATCAAACCACTGGATGAGGAGCTGGTCGTAGCAGCAGCAAAAGAGACCGGCAGGGTCGTAACAGTAGAGGAACATTCCGTGATCGGCGGACTGGGAAGTGCAGTATGTGATGTACTTTCTGAGAAAGCACCGACCAGGGTGATGAAGATCGGAATCAATGATACGTTCGGTGAGTCCGGTCCGGCTTTGGAACTTCTGAAGAAGTATGGACTGGATACAGACAGTATTTATGCAAAGATCAAAGCGTTTGCCTGTGAATAA